Proteins encoded in a region of the Prunus dulcis unplaced genomic scaffold, ALMONDv2, whole genome shotgun sequence genome:
- the LOC117613310 gene encoding ankyrin repeat-containing protein ITN1-like: MKLIHDRSLYILDHMVNKAVKDVDIQEREDGLVYEAVFQAVRRGIIEFVIRLCKVDPDVLWRNNSMGRNIFHYSIECRQEKVYSLIYGVRQRNLISTFSDAFGNDMLHLAGMLSPTEKLDRISGAALQMQRERQWFKEVKSTVVLPSGVRAFNKEGKRPHELFTQNHKKLKEEGEKWMKDAATSCTVVGALTITIMFAAAFTVPGGNNGGTGFPIFLHKKMFMVFIVSDAISLFSSITSVLMFLGILTSRYAEDDFLKSLPTKMIIGLSTLLISIATMMVAFCSALFLMLHERLQIVIPIIFLASIPVALFIGMQFPLLVEIFISTYGGGIFDKKVKRWI, from the exons ATGAAATTGATCCATGATCGCTCGCTTTATATTTTGGACCACATGGTAAATAAAGCGGTAAAAGATGTAGATATCCAAGAAAGGGAAGATGGCCTTGTCTATGAAGCAGTATTCCAAGCTGTCCGAAGAGGGATTATTGAGTTCGTTATCCGTTTATGTAAAGTAGATCCGGATGTATTGTGGCGAAACAATTCAATGGGAAGGAACATATTTCACTATTCAATTGAGTGTCGCCAGGAAAAAGTTTATAGCCTTATATATGGGGTTCGTCAAAGAAATCTTATTTCAACATTTTCAGATGCTTTTGGAAATGATATGCTACATCTTGCAGGGATGCTATCTCCAACGGAAAAACTTGATCGTATTTCAGGTGCAGCCTTGCAAATGCAGAGAGAAAGACAATGGTTCAAG GAGGTTAAGAGTACTGTAGTTTTACCCTCGGGAGTGAGAGCTTTCAATAAAGAGGGTAAGAGACCCCATGAACTATTTACCCAGAACCacaagaaattgaaggaagaaggagaaaagtGGATGAAAGATGCCGCAACTTCTTGTACAGTTGTAGGTGCTCTCACTATTACCATCATGTTTGCTGCAGCCTTCACAGTGCCTGGTGGAAACAATGGAGGAACAGGCTTTCCCATATTCTTACATAAAAAGATGTTTATGGTTTTCATAGTTTCAGATGctatatctctcttttcttccatAACATCAGTGCTAATGTTTTTGGGAATTCTTACATCACGTTATGCGGAAGATGATTTCCTCAAATCCTTACCCACAAAGATGATAATAGGCCTTTCAACACTCTTGATCTCCATCGCTACCATGATGGTTGCCTTTTGTTCTGCCCTTTTCCTTATGCTTCATGAAAGATTGCAGATTGTTATCCCAATCATTTTCCTCGCCAGCATTCCAGTTGCCTTATTTATTGGGATGCAATTTCCCCTTCTTGTTGAGATTTTCATTTCCACATACGGAGGAGGAATATTTGATAAGAAAGTGAAACGGTGGATATAA